The following are from one region of the Cetobacterium somerae genome:
- a CDS encoding LlaJI family restriction endonuclease, which translates to MKILYFKELKKYALDECFRFENSEILNKLMESNVVVRDNQSISFRFVGMIALTDCIVIVFPKYKVDPYENYIGREVEHRNYIKTIFKVFEKYRKSKSSLLEKDCDEEEEYLNLFSLYKSLIDDFIENGLYENERHIHTLCGDGEIDWNKTIGELDNHFNTLKNPIYLNYYTHDIEEEQENYIRSIQKKLLTDAAAYFEEFRKFGLDGFQFDFHFDGDLIGDEEYQIFKIDLELRENFSERKINLLKLMRSILKEKAHSIYEDINIYGTKSYHSIWENVCQNVLGHDSTLRKNIPKPNWKSINNEEDNYSSSFIPDIVFEENNDLHIYDAKYYETEFDEKGKLKNNAPGIGDIGKQFLYEESYRAYYKKVGIEKTRYYNAFLFPTEETQHSYIGEVSFEIFQGKKIKLFKLSTEKMYENYLKNTKISLEPKIEIQVRDITLLEVDIIINSANSNMMRGSGLCGAIFPGAGKELEVECSKYSKLEVGEAILTDGYNLPAKKIVHTVAPKYYLEETDRYENLKRCYKNIMKIVEENKFKSIAIPCIGMGIYKWPLEEGAKIAIETVLNSITPGSIEKIYFICGDTEQERIYKKYLAEKLK; encoded by the coding sequence ATGAAAATATTGTATTTTAAAGAGTTAAAAAAATATGCTTTAGATGAATGTTTCCGGTTTGAAAATAGTGAGATATTAAATAAACTAATGGAAAGTAATGTAGTTGTCAGAGATAATCAAAGTATAAGTTTTAGATTTGTAGGAATGATTGCTTTAACAGATTGTATAGTTATAGTTTTTCCAAAATATAAAGTAGATCCTTATGAAAATTATATTGGAAGAGAAGTGGAGCATAGAAATTATATAAAAACTATTTTTAAAGTATTTGAAAAATATAGAAAATCTAAAAGTTCATTATTGGAAAAAGATTGTGATGAAGAGGAAGAATATTTAAATTTATTTTCATTATATAAAAGTTTAATTGATGATTTTATAGAAAATGGATTATATGAAAATGAAAGACACATTCATACACTTTGTGGTGATGGAGAGATCGATTGGAATAAAACAATAGGTGAGCTAGATAATCACTTTAATACTCTAAAAAATCCAATATATCTGAACTATTACACTCACGATATAGAAGAGGAACAAGAAAATTACATTAGAAGTATCCAAAAAAAATTATTAACAGATGCAGCAGCATATTTTGAAGAGTTTAGAAAATTTGGATTAGATGGCTTTCAATTTGATTTTCATTTTGATGGAGATTTAATAGGAGATGAAGAATATCAAATTTTTAAAATAGATTTAGAATTAAGAGAAAATTTTTCAGAAAGAAAGATTAATCTTTTAAAATTAATGAGAAGTATTTTAAAAGAAAAAGCACATAGTATTTACGAAGATATTAATATCTATGGAACTAAATCGTACCATTCAATTTGGGAAAATGTTTGTCAAAATGTTTTAGGACATGATTCTACTCTTAGAAAAAATATTCCTAAACCAAATTGGAAATCTATTAATAATGAAGAAGATAACTACAGTAGTTCTTTTATTCCAGATATTGTATTTGAAGAAAATAATGATTTACATATATATGATGCTAAATACTATGAAACAGAATTTGATGAAAAAGGAAAACTAAAAAATAACGCTCCTGGAATAGGAGATATAGGTAAACAATTTTTATATGAAGAATCATATAGAGCATACTATAAAAAAGTAGGAATTGAAAAAACTAGATATTATAATGCTTTTTTGTTTCCAACAGAAGAAACACAACATAGTTATATAGGAGAAGTTTCTTTTGAAATCTTCCAAGGAAAAAAAATCAAATTATTTAAATTATCTACAGAAAAAATGTATGAGAATTATTTAAAAAATACAAAAATAAGTTTAGAACCAAAAATAGAAATCCAAGTACGGGACATAACTTTATTAGAGGTAGATATTATAATAAATTCGGCTAATAGTAATATGATGAGAGGTTCTGGACTTTGTGGTGCTATCTTTCCAGGCGCTGGGAAAGAATTAGAAGTAGAGTGTTCAAAATATTCTAAATTAGAAGTTGGAGAGGCAATTTTAACAGATGGATATAATCTTCCAGCTAAAAAGATAGTACACACTGTAGCGCCTAAATATTATTTAGAAGAAACTGATAGATATGAAAACTTAAAAAGATGCTATAAAAATATAATGAAAATAGTTGAAGAAAATAAATTTAAATCAATAGCAATTCCTTGTATAGGTATGGGAATATACAAATGGCCTCTTGAAGAAGGAGCCAAAATAGCTATAGAAACTGTTTTAAATTCTATTACACCAGGAAGTATCGAAAAAATTTATTTTATATGTGGAGATACAGAGCAAGAACGAATATATAAAAAGTATTTAGCAGAAAAATTAAAATAG